One window of the Chryseotalea sp. WA131a genome contains the following:
- a CDS encoding glycoside hydrolase family 65 protein yields the protein MKNLWMIALLFVQLICKAQQTDHWLITATAIDPTNYYGVTVANGMVGLVSSPEPMRVNDVVLNGVYDYYQRGRVSNILKTFNHANMNLDVDGRRIGIKDITNYRQTLDMKKAILVTTFDVGDKLSVKHSMMALRHLPYTAMSIVELKAKKVVNVTPMSVIEAPNHLADVRNTYSEIDRPHVKLPLLSSVGKSPSGKHTVAASNSIIFSEPHGQEPDLIHEDWDYSMHLAKFNKSLKAGETYSFSVVSSATSTANFQDPLNEAERLTIFARLEGTERLLQRHLAEWEKLWKSDIVIEGDLQTQKDVRFALYHLYSFAREGTGLSLSPMGLSGLGYNGHVFWDTELWMYPPILMLQPEIAKSILEYRYNRLAAAKQNAFSHGYKGAMFPWESSSEGTEDTPVWALTGPFQHHITGCVGWAFWKYYQVTKDKAWLRERGYPVLKEVADFWASRVERKGPGKFEINNVIGANEWQENIDNNAFTNGMAITALRYATQAAKEMGIAPNPDWEVVAQNIPILKFPDGTTKENATYDGVIIKQGDVNLLAFPLDFITDKAQIEKDLKYYEPRYSPEGPAMGHSALSTIYSRIGNLEKATELFAKSYKPNEVPPFGVLSETAGGTNPYFATGAGGFLQAVMNGFGGLTISDAGITQIKTKLPKTWKSLEIKGVGVTKVSFSVK from the coding sequence ATGAAAAATTTATGGATGATTGCATTATTATTCGTTCAATTAATTTGCAAAGCACAACAAACCGACCACTGGCTTATTACTGCCACCGCCATCGACCCTACTAATTATTACGGAGTAACCGTGGCAAATGGCATGGTCGGTTTAGTCTCCTCGCCTGAACCTATGAGGGTGAATGATGTAGTGCTGAATGGCGTATATGACTACTATCAACGTGGACGTGTTTCTAATATCCTCAAAACGTTTAACCATGCCAACATGAATTTGGATGTAGATGGTAGACGAATAGGAATAAAAGATATCACAAACTACCGCCAAACACTGGATATGAAGAAGGCGATTTTGGTTACAACCTTTGATGTTGGCGATAAACTATCTGTAAAACACTCGATGATGGCACTTCGACACTTGCCCTATACAGCGATGTCGATTGTGGAATTAAAAGCAAAAAAGGTTGTCAACGTGACACCGATGAGTGTCATTGAAGCACCTAATCACTTGGCTGATGTCCGCAATACATATAGCGAGATCGATCGGCCTCATGTGAAGTTGCCACTTCTTTCTTCGGTTGGTAAAAGTCCTTCGGGTAAGCATACTGTTGCGGCCAGTAACAGTATCATTTTTTCTGAGCCACATGGGCAAGAGCCCGATCTGATACATGAGGACTGGGATTACAGTATGCATCTCGCGAAATTCAACAAGAGTTTAAAAGCGGGAGAGACCTATTCGTTTAGTGTTGTTTCTTCAGCTACATCTACAGCGAACTTTCAGGATCCATTAAATGAAGCTGAACGACTTACGATCTTTGCGCGATTGGAAGGAACGGAACGATTACTCCAACGCCATTTAGCAGAATGGGAAAAATTGTGGAAGAGCGATATTGTAATTGAGGGTGATTTGCAAACTCAAAAAGATGTTCGATTTGCATTATATCATCTTTACTCCTTTGCGAGAGAAGGTACAGGCTTGAGCCTTTCTCCAATGGGGCTTTCCGGGTTGGGCTACAATGGACACGTATTTTGGGATACCGAATTGTGGATGTATCCACCCATCCTAATGCTGCAACCAGAGATTGCCAAATCAATTTTAGAGTATCGCTACAATCGCCTGGCAGCTGCGAAGCAGAATGCATTTTCGCATGGCTACAAAGGAGCTATGTTCCCTTGGGAGTCATCGTCCGAAGGCACCGAAGATACTCCCGTTTGGGCATTAACAGGTCCGTTTCAGCACCACATTACAGGCTGCGTAGGCTGGGCATTTTGGAAATATTACCAAGTAACAAAAGATAAAGCGTGGTTGCGTGAGCGCGGCTACCCTGTGCTAAAAGAAGTTGCTGATTTTTGGGCGAGCCGTGTGGAGCGCAAAGGCCCTGGCAAATTTGAAATCAATAATGTAATTGGCGCTAACGAATGGCAAGAGAACATTGACAACAATGCGTTCACCAATGGCATGGCTATTACTGCACTTCGGTATGCGACCCAAGCTGCCAAGGAGATGGGCATTGCTCCGAATCCCGATTGGGAAGTAGTAGCCCAAAACATTCCCATCTTGAAATTTCCCGATGGGACAACAAAAGAAAATGCAACTTACGATGGCGTAATCATTAAACAAGGAGACGTAAACTTGTTGGCATTTCCCTTAGACTTCATTACAGACAAAGCCCAGATTGAAAAGGACCTGAAGTACTATGAACCCCGCTACTCACCCGAAGGACCTGCAATGGGGCATTCAGCTTTATCTACTATCTATTCACGCATCGGGAATCTGGAGAAAGCAACGGAGCTGTTTGCGAAATCGTACAAACCAAACGAGGTGCCTCCATTTGGGGTTTTATCAGAAACAGCCGGTGGAACTAATCCTTACTTTGCAACCGGAGCTGGCGGATTTTTACAGGCCGTCATGAATGGATTTGGTGGGTTAACCATTTCTGATGCTGGCATCACACAGATAAAAACCAAGCTACCTAAGACCTGGAAATCATTGGAGATAAAAGGGGTTGGAGTGACAAAAGTCAGTTTTTCAGTGAAGTAA
- a CDS encoding VCBS repeat-containing protein, translating to MRIVIICLFGIVLWGCGDDNKGKFRLIPSSQSGIDFKNELKETVDFNIFNYMYFYNGGGVAVGDVNGDGLLDVYFTANQKLNKLYLNQGNFKFKDITEAAGVGGFKGWTTGVTMADVNDDGLLDIYVSYLGDYLQFKGHNQLFINEGNSADGTPKFTDRAFEFGLDLVGFSTQAAFFDYDKDGDLDMFMLNHSLHQNGTFGKSTMRSEPHTLAGDKLLRNDNGRFVNVTKGSGIYSSVLGYGLGVVVSDVNMDGWPDIYVGNDFHENDFLYINQKNGTFKDVLESSMEQTSRYTMGVDFGDFNNDGFPDLIAADMLPKDPKILKASQAEEAYDVFDFKLGFGYNYQYSRNTLQLNQQNGQFSEIGRMAGVYATDWSWSALWADLDLDGFKDIFISNGISRRSNDLDYINFITVDSIQMRINSTLTDKELELINEMPRIKIPNYLFINNHDSTFTNKSLDWGLDINSYSNGTAYADFDNDGDLDLVINNIDDEAFLYENTTIAAQEKKDIKRNFIKVVLEGNQGNKFGIGTKVMLYQNGMMQLQECMPTRGYQSSVDYRLSFGVTEKLIDSIKVIWPNDYVELVTAVKPNQILIAKQSNAKDKFNYNSLHLAQPILKEVTDEIKLPYHHRENRHVEFNREALMPHMVSTEGPAIAVADVNGDGKDDLFLGGGKWQESSLCIQTPTGKFTKSDQPVLAADSVMEDVDAIFFDADGDLDADLFVVSGGNEFASGSSETQPRLYLNNGKGDFEKTTDYLPTLQFTHACVAPADVDKDGDTDLFIGSRAIPWKYGELPDSYLLINDGKGHFTISKQKELSELGLIKYAQWTDLDNDSDLDLIIAGEWMPITILKNNKGDLSKLDIEGCGLENTFGWWNTINATDFDGDGDIDFMLGNLGLNSKLKATTQYPIQMYVSDFDDNGSTEQILTQFIEGVEYPIATRDELTKQLPGLKKKFLSYKKFSESTFKEVVSTDQIANAKKYKATEFRSVFVENLGKMKFEVKPLPKAAQVAPIMATIREDFNGDQLMDFYIAGNFYPSNIQLGRYDALLGEIMINKSNGNFKALSPIQTGVSIIGEIRNIKRIVINNQVHFLAVRNNDTVKFFKLTK from the coding sequence ATGCGCATTGTTATTATTTGTTTATTTGGTATAGTACTTTGGGGTTGTGGAGATGACAATAAAGGAAAATTTAGACTTATACCTTCCTCGCAATCGGGAATTGATTTTAAAAATGAATTGAAGGAAACAGTCGACTTTAACATTTTTAATTACATGTATTTTTATAATGGTGGCGGAGTAGCCGTTGGCGATGTAAATGGTGATGGTTTACTCGATGTCTACTTTACCGCCAATCAGAAGTTGAATAAATTATATCTTAACCAAGGTAACTTTAAATTTAAGGATATTACAGAGGCAGCTGGTGTAGGTGGATTTAAGGGCTGGACAACGGGTGTTACGATGGCTGATGTAAACGATGATGGGCTACTCGACATTTATGTGAGTTATCTGGGAGATTACCTTCAATTTAAAGGACACAATCAGTTATTCATAAATGAAGGTAACTCAGCCGATGGTACACCTAAGTTTACTGACCGAGCATTTGAATTCGGTTTGGATTTGGTTGGGTTTTCAACTCAAGCAGCATTCTTTGATTATGACAAAGATGGTGATTTGGACATGTTTATGTTGAATCACTCACTACATCAAAACGGAACATTTGGAAAATCGACCATGCGCAGCGAACCGCACACCTTGGCGGGAGATAAACTTTTAAGAAATGACAACGGACGTTTTGTGAATGTTACCAAAGGTTCAGGTATTTATAGCAGTGTGCTGGGGTACGGATTGGGTGTAGTGGTAAGTGACGTAAACATGGATGGATGGCCCGACATTTATGTAGGTAATGATTTTCATGAAAATGATTTCTTATATATCAACCAAAAAAACGGAACATTCAAAGACGTATTGGAATCCTCCATGGAACAAACAAGCCGTTATACCATGGGTGTCGATTTTGGAGATTTCAATAATGATGGATTTCCAGATTTAATCGCTGCGGACATGCTGCCGAAAGATCCTAAAATATTGAAAGCTTCCCAAGCTGAAGAAGCTTACGATGTTTTTGATTTTAAATTGGGCTTTGGCTATAATTACCAATACTCAAGAAATACACTTCAGCTAAATCAACAGAACGGGCAATTTAGCGAGATTGGAAGAATGGCCGGAGTGTACGCAACCGATTGGAGTTGGTCTGCTTTGTGGGCCGATCTGGATTTAGATGGATTTAAGGATATCTTTATTTCAAATGGAATTTCCAGACGCTCAAACGACTTGGATTATATCAACTTTATTACAGTCGATTCAATTCAAATGAGAATTAATTCTACCTTGACTGATAAAGAATTAGAGTTGATTAACGAAATGCCAAGAATCAAAATCCCAAACTATTTATTCATCAATAATCATGACTCCACTTTTACAAATAAATCTTTGGATTGGGGCTTGGATATAAACAGTTATTCAAATGGAACAGCTTATGCTGATTTTGACAACGATGGAGATTTAGATTTGGTTATTAATAATATAGATGATGAGGCGTTCTTGTACGAAAATACAACCATTGCTGCCCAAGAAAAGAAAGATATAAAACGCAATTTTATAAAGGTGGTGTTAGAAGGAAATCAAGGAAATAAATTTGGTATTGGTACAAAAGTGATGTTGTATCAAAATGGGATGATGCAATTGCAAGAGTGTATGCCCACTAGAGGCTACCAAAGCTCCGTTGATTATCGGCTTAGCTTTGGTGTTACTGAAAAGCTTATTGATTCAATTAAAGTGATTTGGCCAAACGATTATGTTGAATTGGTTACCGCAGTAAAACCGAATCAAATACTGATTGCAAAGCAAAGCAATGCTAAGGATAAGTTTAATTACAATTCCCTCCATCTTGCGCAACCTATTTTAAAAGAGGTAACAGATGAAATTAAATTACCTTATCACCATCGTGAAAATAGACATGTAGAGTTTAATCGCGAGGCTTTAATGCCTCACATGGTTTCAACAGAGGGTCCAGCTATTGCAGTAGCCGATGTTAATGGTGATGGTAAAGACGATTTGTTTTTAGGTGGGGGAAAGTGGCAAGAGAGTAGTTTATGTATTCAAACGCCAACGGGAAAGTTTACTAAATCTGATCAACCAGTTCTCGCAGCAGATAGCGTAATGGAAGATGTTGATGCCATTTTCTTTGATGCGGACGGTGATTTAGATGCGGATCTTTTTGTGGTAAGCGGTGGCAATGAATTTGCCAGTGGTTCAAGCGAGACCCAACCTAGGTTGTATCTAAACAATGGCAAAGGTGATTTTGAAAAGACAACTGACTATTTGCCAACGTTGCAATTTACACACGCTTGTGTTGCACCAGCTGATGTAGACAAAGATGGGGATACGGATTTGTTTATTGGATCTCGCGCTATTCCTTGGAAGTATGGTGAGTTGCCCGATAGTTATTTACTTATAAATGATGGTAAGGGTCATTTCACGATTTCCAAGCAAAAAGAATTGAGTGAATTGGGATTGATAAAATATGCTCAATGGACTGATCTCGATAATGATAGCGATTTAGATTTAATTATTGCTGGTGAATGGATGCCCATTACGATTTTAAAAAATAATAAGGGTGATTTATCAAAACTCGATATTGAAGGCTGTGGATTAGAAAATACTTTTGGATGGTGGAATACGATAAATGCAACCGATTTTGACGGAGATGGTGATATAGATTTCATGTTGGGCAATCTAGGTCTCAATAGTAAGTTGAAAGCTACCACGCAATACCCTATTCAAATGTATGTATCTGATTTTGATGACAATGGTAGTACAGAACAAATTTTAACCCAGTTTATTGAAGGGGTAGAGTACCCAATTGCTACACGTGATGAACTTACTAAGCAACTGCCAGGATTAAAAAAGAAGTTTCTTTCATATAAAAAGTTTTCCGAATCTACATTCAAAGAAGTAGTATCAACTGACCAGATTGCTAATGCCAAAAAATACAAGGCTACCGAATTTAGAAGTGTATTCGTGGAAAATTTAGGGAAAATGAAATTTGAAGTAAAGCCACTTCCTAAAGCTGCACAAGTTGCGCCCATTATGGCAACCATTAGGGAAGATTTCAATGGCGATCAATTGATGGATTTTTATATAGCAGGAAACTTTTACCCGAGCAATATTCAGCTTGGAAGATATGACGCCTTGCTGGGTGAGATCATGATTAACAAATCAAATGGTAACTTTAAAGCTTTATCGCCTATTCAAACCGGAGTTTCTATTATTGGAGAAATAAGAAATATTAAACGAATTGTTATCAACAACCAAGTCCATTTCTTGGCTGTTCGCAACAACGATACTGTTAAGTTTTTCAAATTAACAAAGTAG
- a CDS encoding VCBS repeat-containing protein: protein MSFRLLLVIFASLLSSCSSNTDESSPTLFNKLSANQTGIDFENALLPENNFDVFRYRNYYNGGGVAIGDINNDGLPDVYLTSNMNGNRLYLNKGGLKFEDITDQAGVGGTHAWSTGVSMADVNGDGLLDIYVCNSGDIKGSNRENELFINQGNLTFKEKAEDFGLNDNGFSTHAVFFDYDRDGDLDCYVLNNSFRPISTLGYRNLRQERDQNGGDKLFKNIEGRFFDVSESAGIFGSVIGFGLGVTVGDVNNDNWLDLYISNDFYERDYLYINNHDGTFSEKLESYMGHLSMFSMGADMADLNNDGLPEIFSTDMLPRDDYRLKTLSSFEGYDVYQIRLQNGYYHQFMRNMLQVNTGQNDFIELGFMAGVAGTDWSWGALMADFDNDGYREIFVCNGIYKDVTEQDFVDFMGSNEQIKAAMEGKKIDFKEFVDKMNSTKLSNCMFKRTGDWQYKEVAKEWGLSEPTFSNGAAYGDLDNDGDLDLIVNNVNQPLFVYENTLDRAKNNFIKIKFKGPQKNQFGLGSTVFAYTNGQTHTTSQMPIRGFQSSMDYTITMGLGSTIKVDSLLIRWPDDKEEKFIGINTTVTITADYANAKMPIVNAKIIPITWFKESTIKEIFHQENQYNDFDHERLIYHMRSTSGPGFAKADLNNDGLDDFFLGGSAGKTSKVYMQKPNGDFTELNTTVFESDSLAEDVGAAFFDADGDKDLDLYVVTGGVENSLQSIESLDRLYMNVGITDNQPQFVKSSNLAALYQSGSCARPIDIDNDGDLDLFIGNRSIPAYYGSPCDQSILINDGKGRFENATNQWAPQLKRLGMVTDAAWFDYDGNGFQDLLIVGEWMPITLFLNNGKKLTMAEKINGLQNSHGWWNTMKPVDVDADGDEDFILGNLGLNSRFKPTPTEPVNLYVSDFDQNGSIDPIFAYFNNGNEYPAALRQDIIKQMPSLKKNFVYYKDYAGKKLGEVFDEKQLANATKLSFNHPQTSVLINNGKNGFSLNSLPVEVQVSPVYAVETIDLNNDQVEEIVLAGNLFSVKPEIGRYDALHGLALISDGKGNFKSVSPSISGINIKGEVRHLAKLRTAKGSKLIFIRNNDSVKLFEKR from the coding sequence ATGTCTTTTAGATTATTGCTCGTAATTTTTGCTTCGCTCCTTTCGAGTTGTTCTTCAAATACTGACGAGAGTTCTCCCACTTTGTTCAATAAACTTAGTGCTAACCAAACTGGGATTGACTTTGAGAACGCACTATTGCCCGAAAACAATTTTGATGTTTTTCGTTACCGCAACTATTACAATGGCGGAGGAGTAGCTATTGGTGATATTAATAATGATGGCTTGCCAGATGTTTACTTAACATCAAACATGAATGGCAACCGACTCTATCTTAACAAAGGAGGGCTAAAGTTTGAGGATATTACAGATCAAGCGGGTGTGGGGGGTACTCATGCGTGGTCTACGGGTGTTAGTATGGCTGATGTAAATGGAGATGGCCTGCTTGATATTTATGTTTGCAATTCGGGGGATATTAAGGGAAGTAACAGAGAAAATGAACTATTCATCAACCAAGGTAATCTTACCTTTAAAGAGAAGGCCGAAGATTTTGGCCTAAATGACAATGGATTTTCAACCCACGCAGTTTTTTTTGATTACGACCGTGATGGTGACTTAGATTGTTATGTTCTGAATAACTCATTTAGGCCAATTTCGACATTAGGATATAGAAACTTACGCCAAGAGCGAGATCAAAACGGTGGAGATAAGCTTTTCAAAAATATTGAAGGTAGATTTTTTGATGTGAGTGAATCGGCTGGAATTTTCGGAAGCGTGATTGGGTTTGGGTTAGGCGTTACAGTGGGAGATGTTAACAACGATAACTGGCTTGACCTGTATATATCCAATGATTTTTATGAGCGCGATTATCTTTACATCAATAACCACGATGGTACCTTTTCAGAAAAATTAGAATCCTACATGGGACATTTGAGCATGTTCTCGATGGGCGCTGATATGGCCGATTTGAACAATGATGGATTGCCTGAAATTTTCTCTACCGATATGTTGCCGCGAGATGACTACAGACTTAAAACGCTCTCTAGTTTTGAAGGTTACGATGTCTATCAAATAAGATTGCAAAATGGGTATTATCATCAATTCATGCGCAATATGTTGCAAGTGAATACAGGACAAAACGATTTTATTGAGCTTGGTTTTATGGCAGGTGTTGCTGGCACAGACTGGAGTTGGGGGGCTTTGATGGCAGATTTTGACAATGATGGATATAGAGAGATCTTTGTTTGTAATGGAATTTACAAAGATGTAACCGAGCAGGACTTTGTTGATTTTATGGGGAGCAACGAGCAAATAAAAGCGGCCATGGAAGGAAAGAAAATTGACTTCAAGGAATTTGTTGATAAAATGAACTCCACCAAGTTAAGCAACTGTATGTTTAAACGAACGGGCGATTGGCAATACAAAGAAGTAGCCAAAGAATGGGGCCTTTCAGAGCCAACTTTCTCAAATGGTGCGGCATATGGCGACTTAGATAACGATGGCGATTTGGATTTGATTGTAAATAATGTCAATCAACCTTTATTTGTTTATGAGAACACTTTGGATCGCGCAAAAAACAATTTTATTAAAATAAAATTTAAAGGCCCGCAAAAAAATCAATTTGGGCTAGGCTCTACTGTGTTTGCCTATACGAACGGTCAAACCCACACCACTTCTCAAATGCCCATACGAGGGTTTCAATCGAGTATGGATTATACCATCACGATGGGATTGGGTTCAACTATTAAAGTGGATAGCCTTCTTATTCGATGGCCAGATGATAAAGAAGAAAAATTTATCGGCATCAATACAACCGTTACCATCACAGCCGATTATGCAAATGCCAAAATGCCTATAGTCAATGCCAAAATAATACCCATTACTTGGTTCAAGGAATCAACGATCAAAGAAATTTTTCATCAAGAGAATCAATACAATGATTTTGATCATGAACGTTTAATCTACCACATGCGCTCTACCTCAGGCCCTGGTTTTGCCAAGGCAGATTTAAATAATGATGGATTGGATGATTTTTTTCTTGGTGGATCCGCAGGGAAAACCAGTAAAGTTTACATGCAAAAACCGAATGGCGATTTTACGGAATTGAATACAACGGTATTTGAATCAGACTCTTTGGCGGAAGACGTTGGTGCTGCTTTTTTTGATGCTGATGGAGATAAGGATTTAGATTTATATGTGGTCACCGGTGGCGTTGAGAATTCTCTTCAATCCATCGAATCCCTGGACCGGCTCTACATGAATGTGGGTATAACGGATAATCAACCGCAGTTTGTTAAGTCATCTAATCTTGCCGCACTTTATCAAAGTGGCAGTTGCGCCAGACCTATTGACATTGATAATGATGGTGACTTGGATTTATTTATCGGCAATAGATCAATACCAGCTTATTATGGTTCGCCATGCGATCAATCAATTTTAATAAATGACGGCAAAGGAAGATTTGAAAATGCAACCAATCAATGGGCACCTCAGTTGAAAAGACTAGGCATGGTAACGGATGCAGCTTGGTTTGACTATGATGGAAATGGATTTCAAGATTTGCTGATAGTAGGGGAGTGGATGCCGATCACATTGTTTTTAAACAATGGCAAGAAACTAACAATGGCAGAAAAAATAAATGGTTTGCAAAATTCACACGGGTGGTGGAATACCATGAAACCTGTTGATGTGGATGCTGATGGTGATGAAGATTTCATTTTAGGTAATTTAGGTCTAAACTCTCGATTTAAACCAACACCAACAGAACCTGTAAATCTTTATGTCAGTGATTTTGACCAAAACGGTTCCATTGATCCAATATTTGCCTATTTCAACAATGGGAATGAATACCCAGCCGCTTTGCGCCAAGATATCATTAAGCAAATGCCGTCTTTAAAGAAGAATTTTGTTTATTATAAAGATTATGCTGGTAAAAAGTTGGGTGAAGTTTTTGATGAAAAGCAGTTAGCAAATGCCACTAAACTCTCCTTCAATCACCCACAAACATCAGTGTTGATCAATAATGGAAAGAATGGGTTTTCTCTAAATAGTTTACCTGTGGAGGTGCAAGTTTCTCCTGTGTATGCAGTTGAAACGATTGATTTGAACAATGATCAAGTAGAGGAAATTGTCTTAGCTGGTAATTTGTTTTCGGTAAAGCCTGAGATTGGTCGCTACGATGCCTTACATGGTTTAGCTTTAATCTCTGATGGAAAAGGCAATTTTAAATCAGTGAGTCCCTCCATATCAGGCATTAACATAAAGGGTGAGGTGCGACACCTTGCTAAACTAAGAACGGCAAAAGGAAGTAAATTGATTTTTATTAGAAACAACGATAGCGTTAAGCTATTTGAAAAGAGATAA
- a CDS encoding RagB/SusD family nutrient uptake outer membrane protein, with protein MKKIRFTWLSICAMILLNSCTDLTVQNKDSLAVQTQGGQFTGVDATATLASSYNDLRQWGNQENLYALSEVASDELLVPTRGTDWGDNGIWRSLHQQTWDPAHAYVLNTWNDLNANVFKVSQILTPPTSATDLQKAEAKFLRAMNMFYVFDLFRQIPQRDPAASNDVNPTILTGQAAFDFISKDLTEALPVLPTVGVGGTNATIKASKAACNFLIAKLFLNKHVYLGTSPIAADMNRVIQAVDAIKADGFDLVNASGNRDDYFKIFTTGSDSETLLWTDTGVGNRMWCGLHYKQVSPDNGGGGWNGFSTTAEFYANFEGSANSNEPGNGQEFRRGYVPTDGSNLGFGYGFLVGQQYDKNGSPLTDRPGNPLVFTKDFVGIAGNNERNGIRVLKYSPVNGGFTNHYILFRYADAHLMKAEAILRGGSSSITALALVNELRSKRGATSKSSVDLTELLNERGRELYIEGWRRNDQIRFGTYTLPRPLKPGNDPKRVLYPIPGPALSSNPNLKQNPGY; from the coding sequence ATGAAAAAGATACGTTTCACTTGGCTTTCTATTTGTGCAATGATTCTGTTGAATTCCTGCACAGACTTGACTGTACAAAACAAAGATTCATTGGCTGTTCAAACACAGGGTGGGCAGTTTACTGGCGTTGATGCAACCGCCACATTAGCAAGTTCTTATAATGACTTGCGTCAGTGGGGTAACCAAGAAAATCTATACGCTCTTTCAGAGGTTGCTTCAGACGAACTTCTTGTGCCAACGCGAGGAACTGACTGGGGTGATAACGGTATTTGGAGGTCACTTCACCAGCAGACTTGGGATCCAGCTCACGCTTACGTATTGAACACATGGAATGATCTTAATGCCAACGTTTTCAAGGTAAGCCAGATTTTAACTCCACCGACTTCTGCAACTGACCTTCAAAAGGCAGAAGCAAAATTCTTGCGTGCGATGAATATGTTTTATGTCTTTGATCTTTTTCGTCAAATCCCACAACGAGATCCGGCCGCAAGTAATGATGTTAATCCAACTATATTGACTGGTCAAGCGGCTTTCGATTTTATTTCAAAAGATCTGACAGAGGCACTTCCTGTTTTGCCGACTGTTGGGGTTGGGGGAACAAATGCAACAATAAAAGCTTCAAAAGCTGCATGTAATTTCCTGATTGCTAAGTTATTTTTGAATAAGCATGTTTATTTGGGCACATCTCCAATAGCTGCTGATATGAACCGAGTTATTCAAGCAGTAGATGCTATTAAAGCTGATGGATTTGATTTGGTAAACGCGTCAGGAAATAGAGATGACTATTTCAAAATTTTTACTACTGGTTCAGATTCAGAGACTTTGCTGTGGACTGATACGGGTGTTGGCAACAGAATGTGGTGTGGTCTCCATTACAAACAGGTATCGCCTGACAATGGAGGAGGTGGATGGAATGGATTCTCTACTACTGCTGAATTTTATGCTAACTTCGAAGGCAGTGCAAACAGTAACGAACCCGGAAATGGTCAAGAGTTTAGAAGAGGTTATGTCCCTACAGATGGATCGAACTTAGGATTCGGTTATGGATTTTTGGTAGGTCAACAGTATGACAAAAATGGCTCACCTTTAACAGATCGTCCAGGAAACCCTCTTGTGTTTACAAAGGATTTTGTTGGAATAGCTGGAAATAACGAGCGGAATGGAATTAGAGTATTAAAGTACAGTCCAGTGAACGGAGGTTTTACAAATCACTATATTTTATTTAGATATGCAGATGCTCATCTGATGAAAGCTGAGGCGATTTTGCGTGGAGGAAGTTCTTCAATTACTGCTTTGGCACTTGTCAATGAACTAAGGTCTAAAAGAGGAGCAACATCAAAATCGTCAGTTGACTTGACCGAGTTGCTAAACGAAAGAGGAAGAGAACTCTATATCGAAGGGTGGAGAAGAAACGACCAAATTAGATTTGGAACTTATACTTTACCTAGACCCCTAAAGCCTGGAAATGATCCAAAGAGAGTATTGTATCCTATACCTGGGCCTGCCTTATCTTCAAATCCTAATTTGAAGCAGAATCCTGGATACTAG